The Desulfococcus multivorans DNA window AGAGGACATCCTTGAACTCGTCCGATACAACCTCGTCGGTGAGGGCTTCGATGTGATTCCGGCGGAGACCGGCGAACAAGCCCTCAAAATCGCCGGAAACGAACATCCCGATCTGATTCTTCTGGACCTGATGCTGCCAGGGATCAACGGCATCGAAGTGGCCAAGCGACTTAAAAACAATGTCAGAACCCGCGACATTCCAATCATTATGCTGACGGCCAGGGGGGAAGAGGCCGACATTGTGCTGGGCCTGGAAATCGGGGCCGACGATTATGTGACCAAGCCCTTCAGTCCCCGGGTTCTGAATGCCAGGACCCGAGCGGTCATCCGGCGGAACAGGTCGGATGTCGCGGACCCCGGCACCGTCATCCGCATCCGGGATCTGGTCATCGATCCCGGCAGACGCAGGGTCGAGCTCCGGGGAAAGGAGATCGACCTGTCCTTCACGGAATTCCAGATTCTGCTCTTTCTAAGCCGTCGCCCCGGTTGGGTGTTCACCCGATCCCAGATCGTCGACGCCGTCAGGGGCGAAAATTACCCCGTCACCGACCGGAGCGTGGATGTCCAGATCGTCGGGCTGCGAAAAAAACTCGGCTCCTGCGGGAACTATATCCAGACGGTCCGCGCCGTCGGATACCGGTTCAAGGAACTGTCATGAAAACGCCCAAGAGCCTGTTCTGGCGGATTTACCCGTCTTATCTTGTCGTCATCCTGATGGCGCTTGCCCTGGTCGGCCTCCACACCTCGGCCGTCATGAAACGCTACTATCACGAACAGATGACCCTGGGGCTCGAATCCCGGGCGAACCTGTTGCGGAATTCGGTTCTGGGGCGTCTGACGCCCCTCGACGAGGCCGCCCTCGACCGTTTGTGCAAAACAGCCGGTCGCCATGCCGACACCCGCATTACCGTCGTCCTGCCCTCGGGCAGGGTGGTCGGGGACTCCGAGGAAATCCCCGCACGCATGGACAACCACGCAGGAAGGCCTGAAATCAGCAAGGCCTTTCGGGGATCGACCGGACAGTCCATCCGGCACAGCGAAACCCTGTCGACGTCCATGATGTACGTTGCCGTGCCTGTCGAGCGGCAGGGCAGAACACTGGCGGTGATTCGGACGGCGCTGCCGCTGGATGAGATCGGTCGAAAGATAGGCGGCTTTCAACGAACGATTTTCCAGGCGGGTCTTCTGGTCGCCCTGATGGCGGCTGTGATCGGTTATGCCGTGGCCCGCCGCATCGCCCGCCCCATCGAGGAGGTCCGAAAGGGCGCCGAGCGATTCGCCAAAGGGGATTTCACCTATGCCATCCCCCCGCCCAAGTCCAAAGAGATGGTTATGCTGGTCAACACGCTTACCCAGATGGCGTCGGAGCTCAACGACCGCATTCAGACCGTGGACCGGCAGCGCGGAGAACTCGAGGCGGTGCTGTCGAGCATGCAGGAGGGCGTCATCGCCTTCAACATGGACGAAACCCTCATCAACGCCAATGCGGCGGCTGCCGGAATGTTCAATTTCAAACCATCCAACGCCATCGGTCGAAGCATTCAGGAGGTCATTCGAAATCCCCAGCTCCATCGGTTCGTTCATGACGCCCTGGGCGGGAAGAGCGACACCGAAGGCGAGATCCGTCTCTATCAGGAAGAGGCGGAACGCATCCTCGGCACCCATTCGTCGCCGCTTCGTGAATCCAACGGCAAACGGATCGGCACATTGATCGTTTTTCACGACATCACCCGACTGAGGCGGCTGGAAACCGTACGCCGGGAATTCGCGGCCAACGTCTCCCATGAAATCAAGACACCGTTGACGGCCATCAAGGGGTTTGTCGAAACCCTGCTCGGCGGCGCGGTGGACGATCCCGAGGCGGCCAGGCGCTTTCTTCGGATCATCGAAAAACATGCCGACCGACTCACCGCCATAATCGAGGATTTGATGAAGCTCTCCGAGATCGAGCAGAAAGGGCGGAACCGGGGGATCGGATTGAAGCGGGAAGCCATGGCGCCGGTTATCCGGAACGCCGTCGAGGTTTGCCGGGTCCGGGCCGACGAAAAGAAGATCGCCGTGGAGGTGGACTGCGACGAAGCCGTCGTCGCCGAGATCAACGCCCATTTCCTGGAGCAGGCCGTGGTCAATCTCGTGGACAACGCCCTCAAGTACAGCGGCACCGGCAAAGCGGTCCGCGTTCGGTCACGGCTTATCAAAGACAGCGTCGAGATTCGCATCGAGGACGAGGGCATCGGCATCCCCGGATCTCACCTGCCCCGGCTTTTCGAGCGGTTTTACCGTGTCGACAAATCCCGCAGCCGAAAGGAAGGGGGCACCGGCCTGGGGCTCGCCATCGTGAAGCATATCGTGCAGGCCCACGGGGGGAAGATCGATGTCGAGAGCACCCCGGGCAAAGGCAGCACCTTCATCATTCGTCTGCCGACCGTCGGCGGGGTCAACGGAACCGATCCGCCAGAATGCGGTAGCGCCGCATGATCTGCTGGAGAGACTGACGTTCGAGGCCGCATTTGCGGGCGGCCTGGGTGACGTTTCCGCCGGTTTCGGCGAGGAGCCGTCCAATGTAGGCATTGTTGAAGCGCTGCAGATTTCTTTCCTTGGCATCCCTGTAGGGCAGGTCGAGCAAGGTCTCTTCCTCCGGACAGTCCCCCGTTCCGGACAGTCTTTCGATCCCGATGTCCCGGGGCTGAATCTCTTCGCCGCCGGAAAAGAGAATCCCCTGGATGATGACGTTCTCCAGTTCACGCACATTGCCCTCCCAGGGGCGTTCGACAAGCAGTTCCATCAATTTGGGTGACAGCGTCTTCAGGGGCTTCGAAAGCTTGCGGCAGTGCTTTGCCAGGATATGATCGGCAATCAGGGGAATATCCTCCCGACGCTCCCGAAGCGGCGGTAAGGTGATGGGCAGAACGTTCAGACGGTAAAAAAAGTCCTCCCGGAAGGTACCCTCCCGAATCTTCTCCCGAAGGTTCTGGTTGGTGGACGAAATGATCCGGACATCCACTGAGATGGTCCGGTTGTCGCCAAGGGGCTTGATCTCCTTTTCCTGGATGACCCTGAGAAGCTTCGTTTGAATCGCCGGACTGACGTCGCCGATTTCGTCCAGAAAAAGCGTCCCCTTGTCGGCCTCCTGAA harbors:
- a CDS encoding response regulator; this translates as MTTKARILVVDDEEDILELVRYNLVGEGFDVIPAETGEQALKIAGNEHPDLILLDLMLPGINGIEVAKRLKNNVRTRDIPIIMLTARGEEADIVLGLEIGADDYVTKPFSPRVLNARTRAVIRRNRSDVADPGTVIRIRDLVIDPGRRRVELRGKEIDLSFTEFQILLFLSRRPGWVFTRSQIVDAVRGENYPVTDRSVDVQIVGLRKKLGSCGNYIQTVRAVGYRFKELS
- a CDS encoding sigma-54-dependent transcriptional regulator — its product is MTTRAILIVDDEPDMLVLLKRSLEPDLKCRVTLASSGTEALRHVSQGYFDLILADIKMPGMDGLALLEMVKRDYPEQTVVMMTGHGSIETAVEAMKHGAYDFITKPFDHDALVLRLEKALERSSLIRENLRLKKETRTSHVFQDLVGKSAVMQRVFETIRMVANTEFTVLITGESGTGKDLTARAIHALSARSEGPYVPVNCPTVPEHILESELFGYKKGAFTHATQNKIGLFQEADKGTLFLDEIGDVSPAIQTKLLRVIQEKEIKPLGDNRTISVDVRIISSTNQNLREKIREGTFREDFFYRLNVLPITLPPLRERREDIPLIADHILAKHCRKLSKPLKTLSPKLMELLVERPWEGNVRELENVIIQGILFSGGEEIQPRDIGIERLSGTGDCPEEETLLDLPYRDAKERNLQRFNNAYIGRLLAETGGNVTQAARKCGLERQSLQQIMRRYRILADRFR
- a CDS encoding HAMP domain-containing sensor histidine kinase, which encodes MAAVIGYAVARRIARPIEEVRKGAERFAKGDFTYAIPPPKSKEMVMLVNTLTQMASELNDRIQTVDRQRGELEAVLSSMQEGVIAFNMDETLINANAAAAGMFNFKPSNAIGRSIQEVIRNPQLHRFVHDALGGKSDTEGEIRLYQEEAERILGTHSSPLRESNGKRIGTLIVFHDITRLRRLETVRREFAANVSHEIKTPLTAIKGFVETLLGGAVDDPEAARRFLRIIEKHADRLTAIIEDLMKLSEIEQKGRNRGIGLKREAMAPVIRNAVEVCRVRADEKKIAVEVDCDEAVVAEINAHFLEQAVVNLVDNALKYSGTGKAVRVRSRLIKDSVEIRIEDEGIGIPGSHLPRLFERFYRVDKSRSRKEGGTGLGLAIVKHIVQAHGGKIDVESTPGKGSTFIIRLPTVGGVNGTDPPECGSAA